In a genomic window of Chrysiogenia bacterium:
- a CDS encoding homogentisate 1,2-dioxygenase, which yields MKSFVHFSKGRVPRQAHVDIPEGLKDDELGRKGFYGRVAQLYRRNDPTQYRATSDLKLWDFSSRRMSPADESDPAGAPLKVLYNEDCAMFVSKRKAAMPHFVRNADADEAHFVHVGTGTFETEFGPVPYEPGDYVVIPKATTYRVVPDSEENHFFILETYGEMEVPDFGVFGRHAPFDPTLVYVPEPQVLESEGQSEWEVRVKFGGEWHSIFYKWNPCDVEGWKGDLFPFKLNIRDINVINSDTIHLPPTVHLFLQAPGLMVVNFLPRRAEEKKGAERPPWYHRNVDYDEVVFMHGGSFLGGPIPKGRITLSPQGIHHGIPEPIRVMARNTHDKIQRIEWELVAVDTERPLKVTPEARATDRDIVAAEGK from the coding sequence ATGAAATCCTTCGTTCATTTCAGCAAGGGGCGCGTGCCGCGGCAGGCGCACGTCGACATTCCCGAGGGGCTCAAGGACGACGAGCTCGGTCGCAAGGGATTCTATGGACGCGTCGCGCAGCTCTACCGGCGCAATGACCCCACGCAGTATCGCGCAACAAGCGATCTCAAGCTCTGGGACTTCAGCTCGCGCCGGATGAGCCCCGCCGACGAAAGCGATCCTGCCGGCGCGCCGCTCAAGGTTCTCTACAACGAGGACTGCGCCATGTTCGTGAGCAAGCGAAAGGCCGCGATGCCTCACTTCGTGCGCAACGCCGATGCCGACGAGGCGCACTTCGTACACGTGGGCACCGGCACCTTCGAAACCGAGTTCGGCCCGGTTCCCTATGAGCCCGGCGACTACGTGGTGATTCCCAAGGCGACGACCTACCGCGTGGTTCCCGACTCCGAAGAGAACCACTTCTTCATTCTCGAGACCTACGGGGAGATGGAAGTCCCCGACTTCGGTGTCTTCGGCCGCCACGCACCTTTCGACCCGACCCTGGTTTATGTGCCCGAGCCCCAAGTGCTCGAGAGCGAGGGCCAGAGCGAGTGGGAAGTGCGCGTGAAGTTCGGCGGGGAATGGCACTCCATCTTTTACAAATGGAACCCCTGCGACGTCGAGGGCTGGAAGGGCGATCTCTTTCCCTTCAAGCTCAACATCCGCGACATCAACGTCATCAATTCCGACACCATCCACCTGCCGCCCACGGTGCACCTCTTCCTGCAGGCGCCGGGCCTCATGGTGGTGAACTTCCTGCCGCGACGCGCCGAGGAAAAGAAAGGCGCCGAGCGCCCGCCCTGGTATCACCGCAATGTCGACTACGACGAAGTGGTCTTCATGCACGGCGGTTCATTTCTGGGCGGCCCGATTCCAAAGGGACGCATCACCCTCTCGCCGCAGGGCATTCACCACGGCATTCCCGAGCCCATCCGCGTGATGGCGCGCAACACCCACGACAAGATCCAGCGCATCGAGTGGGAGCTGGTTGCCGTCGACACCGAGCGCCCCCTCAAGGTCACGCCCGAGGCACGCGCCACCGATCGCGACATTGTTGCCGCTGAAGGAAAGTAG
- a CDS encoding phosphatase PAP2 family protein, with protein sequence MTPQHGLWALLMGQFFALGYLGIPRIVEGREWISIAFAFEDKIPYQSWAALPYTLGYVYAVSPGIWFSEIHFFRRGALGLMAAMAVSFVCFLLIPVRVMTPPPSGFWDSLLLPRMLWLNDGGWNSFPSLHVATATLAWGSLRHVSPRIKILASICWALIFASTLLLKKHYLLDSLTGAALGLVLHRLIVEPVHRAEEQA encoded by the coding sequence ATGACGCCCCAGCACGGACTCTGGGCGCTGCTGATGGGGCAGTTCTTTGCGCTCGGTTACCTGGGAATTCCCCGCATCGTCGAAGGGCGCGAGTGGATCAGCATCGCCTTCGCCTTCGAGGACAAGATCCCCTATCAGAGCTGGGCCGCGCTGCCCTATACCCTCGGCTATGTCTACGCCGTCTCACCGGGCATCTGGTTTTCCGAAATTCATTTCTTTCGCCGCGGTGCATTGGGGCTGATGGCGGCGATGGCGGTCTCGTTTGTCTGCTTCCTTCTCATCCCGGTGCGGGTGATGACGCCGCCGCCCAGCGGATTCTGGGACAGCCTGCTGCTTCCGCGCATGCTCTGGCTCAATGACGGGGGCTGGAACTCGTTTCCCTCGTTGCATGTGGCGACGGCGACGCTGGCATGGGGATCGCTCCGCCATGTCTCGCCGCGCATCAAGATTCTTGCGAGCATCTGCTGGGCGCTCATCTTTGCGAGCACGCTGCTTCTCAAAAAACACTACCTTCTCGACTCGCTCACCGGCGCGGCGCTCGGGCTCGTCCTGCACCGCCTGATTGTCGAGCCGGTGCATCGCGCGGAGGAACAGGCTTGA
- a CDS encoding alpha/beta hydrolase, producing MAFERFEIPSDYKEIDPAIRQENVSPTALDGWPLRGILYLPPKTDPDVALLAMHPRGDFSRHYVAPHAAGAGYAFLGCNTRNLNNDADCMHERILLDMGGAVRFLKERGFKKIVLIGNSGGGSFSSFYIEQSSLPAEKRFDRGPSGDKVPLREVEMPTVNGLCLLAAHPGEGKFLLDRLDPSVVDEANPTAVNPRLDMYNPDNGYVPLAKGQSKYSADFLAEFREGQRARCERIDRQALEWAEEAAYFRGKYRNPDFASMDADEQSRLRRYGLQRRYLLIYRTLSDPRYLDLSIDPSQRPIGSIFAYGGRDPIAGNYGEGLARVMSVRGWLSTWSGLSSRAYLERTLPSVKVPVNIVNTYGDTDIYPAEADRAFELCGASDKALHQLEWADHYLNPVGEQGAKLDCPRARAWNEFIHPWLKERWPV from the coding sequence ATGGCATTCGAGCGATTCGAGATTCCCTCCGACTACAAGGAAATCGACCCGGCCATCCGCCAGGAAAACGTGAGCCCCACCGCGCTGGACGGCTGGCCGCTGCGCGGGATTCTGTATCTGCCGCCCAAAACCGACCCCGACGTGGCGCTGCTGGCCATGCACCCGCGCGGTGATTTCTCGCGCCACTACGTAGCGCCCCACGCCGCCGGTGCGGGCTACGCATTCCTTGGCTGCAACACGCGCAACCTCAACAACGACGCCGACTGCATGCACGAGCGCATCCTGCTCGACATGGGCGGCGCCGTGCGCTTCCTCAAGGAGCGCGGCTTCAAGAAGATCGTCCTCATCGGCAATTCCGGCGGCGGTTCGTTCTCGAGCTTCTATATCGAGCAGTCGAGCCTGCCCGCTGAGAAGCGATTCGACCGCGGCCCCTCGGGTGACAAGGTGCCCCTTCGCGAGGTGGAGATGCCCACGGTTAACGGGCTGTGCCTGCTGGCCGCGCACCCGGGCGAGGGAAAGTTCCTGCTCGACCGGCTCGATCCCTCCGTCGTCGACGAAGCCAATCCCACGGCCGTCAACCCGCGCCTCGACATGTACAATCCCGACAACGGCTACGTGCCGCTGGCGAAGGGGCAATCGAAATACTCGGCCGATTTCCTGGCCGAGTTCCGCGAGGGCCAGCGCGCCCGCTGCGAGCGCATCGACCGGCAGGCGCTCGAATGGGCCGAAGAGGCCGCCTACTTCCGCGGAAAGTATCGCAACCCCGACTTTGCGAGCATGGACGCCGACGAGCAGAGCCGCCTTCGTCGCTACGGCCTGCAGCGCCGCTACCTGCTTATCTACCGCACGCTCTCGGACCCGCGTTACCTGGATCTGTCCATCGATCCCTCGCAGCGACCCATCGGAAGCATCTTCGCCTACGGCGGGCGTGATCCCATTGCCGGCAACTACGGCGAGGGCCTTGCGCGCGTGATGAGCGTGCGCGGCTGGCTCTCCACGTGGTCGGGCCTTTCCTCGCGCGCCTACCTTGAGCGCACGCTTCCCTCGGTGAAGGTGCCGGTGAACATTGTGAACACCTACGGCGATACCGACATCTACCCGGCCGAGGCCGACCGGGCATTTGAGCTCTGCGGCGCAAGCGACAAGGCTTTGCACCAGCTCGAGTGGGCCGATCACTATCTCAATCCCGTGGGCGAGCAGGGTGCTAAACTCGATTGCCCTCGCGCGCGCGCCTGGAACGAGTTCATTCACCCCTGGCTCAAAGAACGCTGGCCGGTATAG
- a CDS encoding enoyl-CoA hydratase/isomerase family protein has translation MEFIKIEKPRKHVALITLNRPERYNALSHQVVRELLEALDTVAGNLDTRVIVITGAGKGFCAGADLKEGFGNTNPNEKGALGVIQATYQMQKDYGGIPLKMRQIPQPIIAAVNGPAAGGGMAIALASDIRICTPTTKFNNAFIKIGIGGADMGSSYFLQKLLGSSVASEMMYTGRFMEPGEALQRGLVSRIVEGEKLLDAAFELAEQIIGTASPFALRITKEAINRVQGGLSLEESIEIENRNQVMALQTKDVQRAVMAWVQKKVPEYEDD, from the coding sequence ATGGAATTCATCAAGATCGAAAAACCGCGCAAGCACGTCGCGCTGATCACGCTCAACCGGCCCGAGCGCTACAACGCGCTCTCTCACCAGGTGGTGCGCGAGCTGCTCGAAGCCCTCGACACGGTTGCCGGCAATCTCGACACCCGCGTTATCGTCATCACCGGCGCGGGCAAGGGTTTCTGCGCGGGCGCGGATCTCAAGGAAGGCTTTGGCAACACCAATCCCAATGAGAAGGGCGCGCTCGGCGTCATCCAGGCCACCTACCAGATGCAGAAGGACTACGGCGGCATCCCGCTGAAGATGCGCCAGATTCCCCAGCCCATCATCGCCGCGGTGAACGGTCCGGCCGCCGGTGGCGGCATGGCCATCGCGCTTGCATCCGACATCCGTATCTGCACGCCGACGACGAAGTTCAACAACGCCTTCATCAAGATCGGCATCGGCGGCGCCGACATGGGATCGAGCTACTTCCTGCAAAAACTACTGGGTTCGAGTGTCGCCTCCGAGATGATGTACACCGGGCGCTTCATGGAACCAGGCGAAGCACTGCAGCGCGGCCTGGTCAGCCGCATCGTCGAGGGCGAGAAGCTGCTCGATGCCGCCTTCGAGCTGGCCGAGCAGATCATCGGCACGGCCAGCCCCTTTGCGCTGCGCATCACCAAGGAAGCCATCAACCGCGTGCAGGGCGGGCTCTCGCTGGAGGAATCCATCGAGATCGAAAACCGCAACCAGGTCATGGCGCTTCAGACCAAAGACGTGCAGCGCGCAGTCATGGCGTGGGTTCAGAAGAAGGTGCCGGAGTACGAGGACGACTGA